Proteins co-encoded in one Hirundo rustica isolate bHirRus1 chromosome 18, bHirRus1.pri.v3, whole genome shotgun sequence genomic window:
- the ENDOV gene encoding endonuclease V isoform X3, which yields MAASPAQRRRWEREQARLRASVVEEDTEEWQKDPRFTGLERVGGVDLSYIKGDESRACASLVVLSYPALEVLYQDCRMVAVSAPYVAGFLAFREVPVLVEAVQRLQQEEPQLQPQVLLVDGNGLLHPRGFGTACHLGVLTDLPCVGVAKNLLQVDGVVRDELHREQVRSLQSSGEAFPLTGASGKVLGMVLRSYNNSSKPLYVSVGHRVSLDTAVRLVRACCRFRVPEPIRQADIRSREYLRKLPCAPLEVPGAVPASPESSKKEAEPED from the exons ATGGCCGCGTCCCCGGCGCAGCGCCGCCGCTGGGAACG GGAGCAGGCCCGGCTGAGGGCCAGCGTGGTGGAGGAGGACACCGAGGAGTGGCAGAAGGATCCCCGCTTCACCGGCCTGGAGAGAGTGGGAGGCGTGGACTTATCCTACATCAAGGGCGACGAGAGCCGTGCCTGCGCCTCCCTGGTCGTGCTCAGCTACCCGGCTCTGGAG GTGCTGTACCAGGATTGCCGCATGGTGGCCGTCAGTGCCCCGTACGTGGCCGGATTCTTGGCCTTTCGAGAGGTGCCGGTCCTGGTGGAAGCTGTCCAGAGACTTCAGCAGgaggagccccagctccagcctcag GTGCTTCTGGTAGATGGGAACGgcctgctccatcccagag GGTTTGGCACCGCCTGTCACCTGGGAGTGCTGACGGACCTGCCGTGCGTCGGCGTGGCCAAGAACCTCCTGCAGGTGGATGGCGTGGTCAGGGACgagctgcacagggagcag GTTCgttccctgcagagctcaggagaGGCGTTCCCGCTGACAGGCGCCTCGGGGAAGGTCCTGGGCATG GTGCTGCGGAGCTACAACAACAGCTCCAAGCCCCTCTACGTGTCCGTGGGCCACCGGGTGAGCCTGGACACGGCCGTGCGCCTCGTCAGGGCCTGCTGCCGCTTCCGCGTCCCGGAGCCCATCCGGCAG GCTGACATTAGGTCCAGGGAGTACCTTCGGAAGCTGCCCTGTGCTCCGCTGGAGGTGCCTGGGGccgtccctgccagcccagagaG CAGCAAAAAGGAGGCTGAACCGGAGGATTAG
- the ENDOV gene encoding endonuclease V isoform X4: protein MAASPAQRRRWEREQARLRASVVEEDTEEWQKDPRFTGLERVGGVDLSYIKGDESRACASLVVLSYPALEVLYQDCRMVAVSAPYVAGFLAFREVPVLVEAVQRLQQEEPQLQPQVLLVDGNGLLHPRGFGTACHLGVLTDLPCVGVAKNLLQVDGVVRDELHREQVRSLQSSGEAFPLTGASGKVLGMVLRSYNNSSKPLYVSVGHRVSLDTAVRLVRACCRFRVPEPIRQADIRSREYLRKLPCAPLEVPGAVPASPESKKEAEPED, encoded by the exons ATGGCCGCGTCCCCGGCGCAGCGCCGCCGCTGGGAACG GGAGCAGGCCCGGCTGAGGGCCAGCGTGGTGGAGGAGGACACCGAGGAGTGGCAGAAGGATCCCCGCTTCACCGGCCTGGAGAGAGTGGGAGGCGTGGACTTATCCTACATCAAGGGCGACGAGAGCCGTGCCTGCGCCTCCCTGGTCGTGCTCAGCTACCCGGCTCTGGAG GTGCTGTACCAGGATTGCCGCATGGTGGCCGTCAGTGCCCCGTACGTGGCCGGATTCTTGGCCTTTCGAGAGGTGCCGGTCCTGGTGGAAGCTGTCCAGAGACTTCAGCAGgaggagccccagctccagcctcag GTGCTTCTGGTAGATGGGAACGgcctgctccatcccagag GGTTTGGCACCGCCTGTCACCTGGGAGTGCTGACGGACCTGCCGTGCGTCGGCGTGGCCAAGAACCTCCTGCAGGTGGATGGCGTGGTCAGGGACgagctgcacagggagcag GTTCgttccctgcagagctcaggagaGGCGTTCCCGCTGACAGGCGCCTCGGGGAAGGTCCTGGGCATG GTGCTGCGGAGCTACAACAACAGCTCCAAGCCCCTCTACGTGTCCGTGGGCCACCGGGTGAGCCTGGACACGGCCGTGCGCCTCGTCAGGGCCTGCTGCCGCTTCCGCGTCCCGGAGCCCATCCGGCAG GCTGACATTAGGTCCAGGGAGTACCTTCGGAAGCTGCCCTGTGCTCCGCTGGAGGTGCCTGGGGccgtccctgccagcccagagaG CAAAAAGGAGGCTGAACCGGAGGATTAG
- the ENDOV gene encoding endonuclease V isoform X1, translating into MAASPAQRRRWEREQARLRASVVEEDTEEWQKDPRFTGLERVGGVDLSYIKGDESRACASLVVLSYPALEVLYQDCRMVAVSAPYVAGFLAFREVPVLVEAVQRLQQEEPQLQPQVLLVDGNGLLHPRGFGTACHLGVLTDLPCVGVAKNLLQVDGVVRDELHREQVRSLQSSGEAFPLTGASGKVLGMVLRSYNNSSKPLYVSVGHRVSLDTAVRLVRACCRFRVPEPIRQADIRSREYLRKLPCAPLEVPGAVPASPERCNLRVSRNTCRELVLTPRSWGGSESPALT; encoded by the exons ATGGCCGCGTCCCCGGCGCAGCGCCGCCGCTGGGAACG GGAGCAGGCCCGGCTGAGGGCCAGCGTGGTGGAGGAGGACACCGAGGAGTGGCAGAAGGATCCCCGCTTCACCGGCCTGGAGAGAGTGGGAGGCGTGGACTTATCCTACATCAAGGGCGACGAGAGCCGTGCCTGCGCCTCCCTGGTCGTGCTCAGCTACCCGGCTCTGGAG GTGCTGTACCAGGATTGCCGCATGGTGGCCGTCAGTGCCCCGTACGTGGCCGGATTCTTGGCCTTTCGAGAGGTGCCGGTCCTGGTGGAAGCTGTCCAGAGACTTCAGCAGgaggagccccagctccagcctcag GTGCTTCTGGTAGATGGGAACGgcctgctccatcccagag GGTTTGGCACCGCCTGTCACCTGGGAGTGCTGACGGACCTGCCGTGCGTCGGCGTGGCCAAGAACCTCCTGCAGGTGGATGGCGTGGTCAGGGACgagctgcacagggagcag GTTCgttccctgcagagctcaggagaGGCGTTCCCGCTGACAGGCGCCTCGGGGAAGGTCCTGGGCATG GTGCTGCGGAGCTACAACAACAGCTCCAAGCCCCTCTACGTGTCCGTGGGCCACCGGGTGAGCCTGGACACGGCCGTGCGCCTCGTCAGGGCCTGCTGCCGCTTCCGCGTCCCGGAGCCCATCCGGCAG GCTGACATTAGGTCCAGGGAGTACCTTCGGAAGCTGCCCTGTGCTCCGCTGGAGGTGCCTGGGGccgtccctgccagcccagagaG GTGTAACCTGAGGGTGAGCAGAAATACCTGCAGGGAGCTGGTTTTGACCCCCAGGTCTTGGGGAGGGTCAGAGTCCCCTGCTCTTACATAA
- the ENDOV gene encoding endonuclease V isoform X2 produces the protein MAASPAQRRRWEREQARLRASVVEEDTEEWQKDPRFTGLERVGGVDLSYIKGDESRACASLVVLSYPALEVLYQDCRMVAVSAPYVAGFLAFREVPVLVEAVQRLQQEEPQLQPQVLLVDGNGLLHPRGFGTACHLGVLTDLPCVGVAKNLLQVDGVVRDELHREQVRSLQSSGEAFPLTGASGKVLGMVLRSYNNSSKPLYVSVGHRVSLDTAVRLVRACCRFRVPEPIRQADIRSREYLRKLPCAPLEVPGAVPASPERWVRGQSGVCWRHELQ, from the exons ATGGCCGCGTCCCCGGCGCAGCGCCGCCGCTGGGAACG GGAGCAGGCCCGGCTGAGGGCCAGCGTGGTGGAGGAGGACACCGAGGAGTGGCAGAAGGATCCCCGCTTCACCGGCCTGGAGAGAGTGGGAGGCGTGGACTTATCCTACATCAAGGGCGACGAGAGCCGTGCCTGCGCCTCCCTGGTCGTGCTCAGCTACCCGGCTCTGGAG GTGCTGTACCAGGATTGCCGCATGGTGGCCGTCAGTGCCCCGTACGTGGCCGGATTCTTGGCCTTTCGAGAGGTGCCGGTCCTGGTGGAAGCTGTCCAGAGACTTCAGCAGgaggagccccagctccagcctcag GTGCTTCTGGTAGATGGGAACGgcctgctccatcccagag GGTTTGGCACCGCCTGTCACCTGGGAGTGCTGACGGACCTGCCGTGCGTCGGCGTGGCCAAGAACCTCCTGCAGGTGGATGGCGTGGTCAGGGACgagctgcacagggagcag GTTCgttccctgcagagctcaggagaGGCGTTCCCGCTGACAGGCGCCTCGGGGAAGGTCCTGGGCATG GTGCTGCGGAGCTACAACAACAGCTCCAAGCCCCTCTACGTGTCCGTGGGCCACCGGGTGAGCCTGGACACGGCCGTGCGCCTCGTCAGGGCCTGCTGCCGCTTCCGCGTCCCGGAGCCCATCCGGCAG GCTGACATTAGGTCCAGGGAGTACCTTCGGAAGCTGCCCTGTGCTCCGCTGGAGGTGCCTGGGGccgtccctgccagcccagagaGGTGGGTGCGTGGGCAGAGCGGGGTCTGCTGGCGGCATGAGCTGCAGTAA